A genomic window from Massilia sp. METH4 includes:
- a CDS encoding Hpt domain-containing protein, with product MVAYATASDDAVFSVDELVDRMGGDARAVAKVVRRVRDCIGNGIEPLNLAGEAVQQARFMEARRILHNLRHDVSDLGASRFVGACLALELALAEGRVVEIPLLFTAAETELRLVMEHAGAWLDQHAGRATQRA from the coding sequence ATGGTGGCATATGCAACTGCCTCGGACGACGCGGTGTTCTCGGTCGACGAACTGGTCGACCGCATGGGAGGCGACGCCCGCGCCGTGGCAAAGGTGGTGCGCCGCGTACGGGACTGCATCGGCAACGGCATCGAGCCGCTCAACCTTGCCGGCGAAGCGGTGCAGCAGGCGCGTTTCATGGAGGCGCGGCGCATCCTCCATAATCTGCGGCACGACGTGAGCGACCTCGGCGCCAGCCGGTTCGTCGGCGCATGCCTGGCGCTCGAGCTGGCGCTCGCGGAAGGCAGGGTCGTCGAAATCCCCCTGCTGTTCACGGCGGCGGAAACGGAACTGCGGCTCGTGATGGAGCACGCGGGCGCATGGCTCGACCAGCACGCGGGCCGCGCGACACAGCGAGCCTGA
- a CDS encoding glycoside hydrolase family 19 protein — protein sequence MQSDKAKAVRRILSADILMEIMPTARREKAELYAEPLRRAMLECGISTVPRATMFLAQIAHESGSLNFVRELWGPTEQQRGYEGRKDLGNTQTGDGFKYRGRGLIQVTGRANYAECGKALVLDLIKYPELLETPDGAARSACWFWLTRGLNTLADAGDFIKVTKRINGGTTGLAARVGFRQRAEKAFEAWL from the coding sequence ATGCAATCCGATAAAGCCAAGGCCGTGCGGCGAATCCTGTCCGCGGACATCCTCATGGAAATTATGCCGACCGCGCGCCGCGAAAAGGCCGAGCTGTACGCCGAGCCGTTGCGCCGCGCGATGCTCGAATGCGGCATTTCCACGGTGCCGCGCGCCACGATGTTCCTGGCGCAGATCGCTCACGAGTCCGGCTCGCTCAACTTCGTCCGTGAGCTGTGGGGACCGACCGAACAGCAACGCGGCTATGAGGGGCGCAAGGACCTGGGCAACACCCAGACCGGCGACGGCTTCAAGTACCGCGGGCGGGGCCTGATCCAGGTCACAGGACGCGCGAATTACGCCGAATGCGGCAAGGCGCTGGTCCTGGACCTGATCAAGTACCCGGAGCTCCTGGAGACGCCGGACGGCGCCGCGCGGTCCGCCTGCTGGTTCTGGCTCACGCGGGGACTCAATACCCTGGCCGATGCGGGGGACTTCATCAAGGTGACGAAGCGGATCAACGGGGGCACGACCGGGCTTGCCGCCCGCGTGGGCTTCCGCCAGCGCGCCGAAAAGGCGTTCGAGGCCTGGCTGTGA
- a CDS encoding circularly permuted type 2 ATP-grasp protein yields the protein MSAPDGVRQHYREFAAWLAEQTPESLERKRLEADLTFRRVGITFAVYGDDAGTERLIPFDAIPRIIPAGEWAQLERGLVQRVKALNMFIHDIYHDQEIIRAGVVPAEQIYRNAQYRPEMQGIGVASDIYAHIAGVDIVRAGAGEFYVLEDNLRVPSGVSYMLEDRKMMMRLFPELFARHRVAPVDHYPDLLLDNLRSVAPVGAPDPTVVVMTPGMYNSAYFEHAFLAQQMGVELVEGKDLFVNDNAVYMRTTRGPRRVDVIYRRLDDDFLDPLSFRADSSLGVPGLLSVYRAGRVTLANAIGTGVADDKSIYPYVPDMIRFYLSEQPVLNNVPTYQCRKKDELEYTLANLPDLVVKEVHGAGGYGMLVGPASTRAQIEQFRARLLARPDGYIAQPTLALSNCPTFVESGVAPRHIDLRPFVLSGKTTSIVPGGLTRVALKEGSLVVNSSQGGGTKDTWVLEKEETC from the coding sequence ATGTCGGCGCCAGACGGCGTACGGCAGCACTACCGCGAGTTCGCCGCCTGGCTTGCCGAACAGACACCGGAATCGCTGGAGCGCAAGCGCCTCGAAGCGGACCTGACGTTCCGCCGGGTGGGCATCACGTTCGCCGTGTATGGCGACGACGCCGGCACGGAACGGCTGATCCCGTTCGATGCGATTCCCCGCATCATCCCGGCCGGCGAGTGGGCGCAACTGGAACGCGGGCTGGTGCAACGCGTGAAAGCGCTGAACATGTTCATCCACGACATCTACCACGACCAGGAGATCATCCGGGCCGGCGTGGTGCCGGCCGAGCAGATCTACCGGAACGCCCAGTACCGCCCCGAGATGCAGGGCATCGGCGTGGCGTCGGACATCTATGCCCACATTGCCGGGGTCGATATCGTGCGCGCCGGCGCCGGCGAATTCTATGTACTGGAAGACAATCTGCGGGTCCCGTCCGGCGTCTCCTACATGCTGGAGGACCGCAAGATGATGATGCGGCTGTTCCCCGAACTGTTCGCGCGCCACCGTGTCGCGCCGGTCGACCATTACCCCGACCTGTTGCTGGACAACCTGCGTTCGGTCGCCCCGGTCGGCGCCCCCGATCCGACGGTGGTGGTGATGACCCCGGGCATGTACAACTCGGCCTACTTCGAGCATGCATTCCTGGCCCAGCAAATGGGTGTCGAGCTCGTCGAAGGGAAGGACCTGTTCGTCAACGACAACGCGGTGTACATGCGCACCACACGCGGCCCGCGCCGGGTCGACGTGATCTACCGACGGCTGGACGACGATTTCCTCGATCCGCTGTCCTTCCGCGCCGATTCCTCGCTGGGCGTGCCGGGCCTGCTGTCGGTCTACCGCGCCGGCCGCGTGACGCTCGCCAATGCCATCGGCACCGGCGTGGCGGACGACAAGTCGATCTACCCATACGTGCCGGACATGATCCGATTCTACCTGTCCGAGCAGCCGGTGCTGAACAACGTGCCGACGTACCAGTGCCGGAAGAAGGACGAGCTCGAATACACGCTGGCCAACCTGCCCGACCTGGTGGTGAAGGAGGTGCACGGCGCCGGTGGCTACGGGATGCTGGTCGGCCCGGCCTCGACGCGCGCGCAGATCGAGCAGTTCCGGGCGCGGCTGCTGGCGCGCCCGGACGGCTATATCGCCCAGCCGACCCTGGCCCTGTCGAACTGTCCCACCTTCGTCGAGTCCGGCGTGGCGCCGCGCCACATCGACCTGCGCCCCTTCGTCCTGTCCGGCAAGACGACGTCGATCGTGCCGGGCGGCCTGACGCGCGTGGCGCTGAAGGAGGGTTCGCTGGTCGTCAACTCGTCGCAGGGCGGCGGCACGAAGGATACCTGGGTCCTGGAAAAGGAGGAAACATGCTGA
- a CDS encoding alpha-E domain-containing protein, producing MLSRTADHLYWMARYTERAENTARMLDVNVQTALLPQSDTDAQQAWRAMLGISELQQVYDSRHRALMPRDVIDFMVRDPANPSSIAACLNGARENARAVRGTLTTEVWEVQNQTWLDLQVKLRQRLHERDPGQFFEWVKYRSHLSRGVTIGTMLQDEAVHFIRLGTFLERADNTARILDVKYLGGGEDSGRRDFYYWAALLRSVSGFEVYRKIYRDVITPERVAEMLMLRADMPRSLLACMEAVVTNLREVSNAASAETERLAGQLHAELRFARIDDILAGGLHDYLTAFLRRIYELGNRVSRDFLLPLAA from the coding sequence ATGCTGAGCCGCACCGCCGACCACCTGTACTGGATGGCCCGCTACACCGAGCGGGCGGAAAACACCGCGCGCATGCTCGACGTGAACGTGCAGACTGCGCTGCTGCCGCAGTCCGATACCGATGCGCAGCAGGCCTGGCGGGCCATGCTGGGCATCTCCGAGTTGCAGCAGGTCTATGACAGCCGCCATCGCGCGCTGATGCCGCGCGACGTGATCGATTTCATGGTGCGCGATCCGGCCAATCCATCGTCGATCGCGGCGTGCCTGAACGGCGCCCGCGAGAACGCCCGCGCCGTGCGCGGCACCCTCACGACCGAGGTGTGGGAGGTGCAGAACCAGACCTGGCTCGACCTGCAGGTGAAGCTGCGCCAGCGCCTCCACGAGCGCGATCCCGGCCAGTTCTTCGAATGGGTGAAGTACCGCTCCCACCTGTCGCGCGGCGTGACGATCGGCACCATGCTGCAGGACGAGGCCGTGCACTTCATCCGGCTCGGCACCTTTCTGGAACGGGCCGACAACACGGCGCGCATCCTGGACGTGAAATACCTCGGCGGCGGCGAGGACAGCGGGCGGCGCGATTTCTACTACTGGGCGGCGCTGTTGCGCTCCGTCTCCGGGTTCGAGGTGTACCGCAAGATCTACCGGGACGTGATCACGCCGGAACGCGTGGCCGAGATGCTGATGCTGCGGGCCGACATGCCGCGCTCGCTGCTGGCCTGCATGGAGGCGGTGGTGACGAACCTGCGCGAGGTGAGCAATGCCGCGTCGGCCGAGACCGAGCGGCTGGCGGGGCAGCTGCACGCCGAACTGCGCTTCGCCCGCATCGACGACATCCTGGCCGGCGGCCTGCACGATTACCTGACCGCCTTCCTGCGCCGCATCTACGAACTGGGGAACCGCGTCAGCCGCGACTTCCTCCTGCCCCTGGCCGCCTGA
- a CDS encoding alpha/beta hydrolase, with protein MDVITTALTAASADGSAGAAYQVLKARLAGKSPRVDEAIADLEDDPGSLSRQFAVSDALAAAGLAGDRYLRAAARNLVDEVDRRRALRASALAANQPNHAVVQVFFATDRQPTGDRHPARQFGAGRGELCYGSCEVSVPRGAPDREAALPTLLRLQERPDPDGHAVLLRCDVAPRERYFATLAEAAAKAGGAGPLLFVHGFRTSFEDAARRAAGIAYELGFSGVPVLYSWPSQGRLSGYAVDETNVEWTQAALGRFLADLAGQAGATPLVALAHGMGARALCGALVDRPEVRGQLKQVILVVPDIGAEAFCRDTVPALAAGGARVTMYTSPGDEALRVAHGARGGPRAGDGSAEPIALPGIETIDASGADTSLVGTTNGPSVLADIRLLLVSAIPPAERPGLQAADTSTGLHRKSNP; from the coding sequence ATGGACGTCATCACCACCGCATTGACCGCCGCGAGCGCCGATGGAAGCGCCGGCGCCGCCTACCAGGTGTTGAAGGCCCGCCTGGCAGGCAAGTCGCCCCGGGTGGATGAAGCCATCGCGGACCTGGAGGACGATCCGGGTTCGCTCTCCCGGCAGTTCGCGGTATCCGATGCGCTGGCCGCCGCCGGCCTGGCCGGCGACCGCTACCTGCGCGCGGCGGCGCGCAACCTGGTCGACGAGGTGGACCGGCGCCGCGCACTGCGTGCCTCCGCCCTCGCCGCCAACCAGCCCAATCACGCGGTCGTGCAGGTATTCTTCGCGACCGACCGGCAGCCGACCGGCGACCGCCACCCCGCCCGCCAGTTCGGGGCCGGGCGCGGTGAACTGTGCTACGGCAGTTGTGAAGTGAGCGTGCCGCGCGGCGCGCCGGATCGCGAGGCCGCGCTGCCCACGCTGCTGCGCCTGCAAGAGCGCCCCGATCCCGACGGGCATGCCGTGCTGCTGCGCTGCGACGTGGCACCGCGCGAGCGTTATTTCGCCACGCTGGCCGAGGCGGCTGCCAAGGCGGGCGGCGCGGGGCCGCTCCTGTTCGTGCACGGCTTCCGCACGAGCTTCGAGGATGCGGCGCGACGCGCGGCGGGCATCGCTTACGAACTGGGCTTCTCCGGCGTCCCGGTGCTGTACAGCTGGCCCTCGCAAGGCCGGCTGTCGGGGTATGCCGTCGACGAGACGAACGTGGAGTGGACCCAGGCGGCGCTCGGGCGCTTTCTGGCCGACCTGGCCGGGCAGGCGGGCGCGACGCCGCTTGTCGCCCTGGCGCACGGCATGGGCGCACGGGCGCTATGCGGCGCACTCGTGGATCGGCCGGAAGTGCGCGGCCAGCTGAAGCAGGTCATCCTGGTGGTCCCCGACATCGGTGCGGAAGCATTTTGCCGCGATACGGTGCCGGCGCTCGCGGCCGGCGGCGCGCGCGTCACGATGTACACCTCGCCGGGCGACGAGGCGCTGCGGGTCGCGCATGGCGCGCGCGGCGGCCCCCGCGCCGGCGACGGCAGTGCCGAACCGATCGCCTTGCCCGGCATCGAAACGATCGATGCGAGCGGTGCCGATACGAGCCTCGTCGGGACGACGAACGGGCCGTCGGTGCTGGCCGACATCCGCCTGCTGCTGGTTTCCGCGATCCCGCCTGCCGAACGCCCCGGACTGCAGGCCGCCGACACGAGTACGGGGCTGCACCGGAAATCGAACCCCTAG
- a CDS encoding response regulator transcription factor: MQANQPSVHIMHADAVMAAGIHALLAERGEFHLTLQERQPHGQAHARVIVADYDSGITLARQLSADRFGAAPRVLIVTQLDKEWQVRTAMDSGVHGYLLQGCSAEELLRAVQQLSQGMRYLAEAVTRCVADSLSRETLTGRETDVLQLLAKGCCNKSIARELGIGVGTVKTHVKGLMSKLEATARTHAVVVAAQRGLIGTGVRLPAPVPGRPGRGSGAMQ, from the coding sequence ATGCAAGCAAACCAGCCTTCCGTCCATATCATGCATGCGGACGCCGTGATGGCGGCCGGCATCCATGCCCTGCTCGCCGAGCGCGGCGAGTTTCACCTGACCTTGCAGGAGCGCCAGCCCCACGGCCAGGCCCACGCGCGCGTCATCGTGGCCGATTACGATAGCGGTATCACATTGGCCCGGCAGTTGTCGGCGGACCGCTTCGGCGCGGCGCCACGGGTACTGATCGTCACCCAGCTCGACAAGGAGTGGCAAGTGCGCACGGCGATGGACAGCGGTGTGCACGGCTACCTGCTCCAGGGTTGCAGCGCGGAGGAATTGCTGCGCGCGGTACAACAACTGAGCCAGGGCATGCGTTATCTGGCGGAAGCCGTGACCCGCTGTGTTGCCGACAGCCTCAGCCGGGAAACGCTGACCGGCCGCGAGACCGATGTGCTGCAATTGTTGGCCAAGGGCTGCTGCAACAAATCGATTGCGCGTGAACTGGGCATCGGCGTGGGCACCGTGAAGACACATGTGAAGGGCTTGATGAGCAAGCTCGAAGCCACCGCCCGCACCCATGCGGTCGTGGTGGCGGCCCAACGGGGCCTGATCGGGACCGGAGTGCGCTTGCCGGCCCCGGTGCCCGGCCGCCCGGGGCGCGGCAGCGGGGCGATGCAGTAG
- a CDS encoding transglutaminase family protein — MQLSIRHETRYTYSEPLAYTIQQLHLTPRIEPQQHAVHWKLLAPGHLNAYTDAYGNLSHMLTMDRAHGNLAIVAEGVVETSSPWQGRIAANDSLSPLIYTMPTRLTAPTPGIIELAAACLPDGSAGSRHLMKLAEHIFGAVRYQSGATAVTTPAGDALQLGSGVCQDHAHIFLACCHAHGIPARYVSGYVDPEDTGHAASHAWVDAWAADPGHEGWISIDVTHARLMTDAYCRIAVGRDYEAAAPVRGMRHGGGDEALAVDVRIVQQ, encoded by the coding sequence ATGCAACTGTCGATCCGCCATGAAACCCGCTACACGTACTCCGAACCGCTGGCTTATACGATCCAGCAACTGCACCTGACGCCGCGCATCGAACCGCAGCAGCACGCCGTGCACTGGAAGCTGCTGGCGCCAGGGCACCTGAACGCCTATACGGATGCCTATGGCAACCTGTCGCACATGCTGACCATGGACCGCGCCCACGGCAACCTGGCCATCGTGGCCGAGGGCGTCGTCGAAACGAGCTCCCCCTGGCAGGGCCGTATCGCCGCGAATGATTCGCTGTCCCCGCTGATCTACACGATGCCGACCCGGCTGACGGCGCCCACGCCGGGCATCATCGAGCTGGCGGCCGCCTGCCTGCCGGACGGTAGCGCGGGCAGCCGCCACCTGATGAAGCTGGCCGAGCACATATTTGGTGCGGTCCGGTATCAAAGCGGTGCGACCGCCGTGACTACGCCGGCCGGCGACGCGCTGCAGCTGGGCAGCGGCGTGTGCCAGGACCACGCGCACATCTTCCTGGCCTGCTGCCACGCGCACGGCATTCCGGCGCGCTATGTGTCCGGCTACGTCGATCCGGAAGACACCGGGCATGCCGCCAGCCACGCCTGGGTCGACGCATGGGCCGCCGATCCGGGCCACGAAGGGTGGATCAGCATCGACGTCACCCATGCGCGCCTGATGACGGACGCCTACTGCCGCATCGCCGTCGGCCGCGACTACGAGGCGGCGGCGCCGGTGCGCGGCATGCGCCACGGCGGCGGCGACGAGGCGCTCGCTGTCGACGTCCGGATCGTGCAACAATGA
- a CDS encoding PepSY-associated TM helix domain-containing protein: protein MTPVAIRRWAWIHKWSSLVCTVFMLLLCITGLPLIYHHEIGHLLGTEVEAKPMPADTPKASMDKIVAAGMAAYPGKKMMYAFQEADEPNLWHLTLGDHGTDENYKATAVDARTAEVLPTPQFEGSFMSVMFHLHVDLYAGLWGTLFLGLMGLLLLVAIVSGVVLYAPFMRKLEFGTVRRARTGRTKWLDLHNLLGIVTLTWLFVVGATGMINTWADLMFKHWQKTEMADMVAPYKNAPPISKFGSLEASMQRAQALEPGMKAGFIAFPGTPYTSEHHYGVFMRGDSPLTSRLYKPVLVDAQTAEVTDSRDLPWYLTALLVSQPLHFGDYGGPVLQLLWAALDVLSIIVLGSGLYLWLKRGVPVPARATDEEGAAAEVAGVPALAREEAR, encoded by the coding sequence ATGACTCCCGTCGCCATCCGCCGCTGGGCCTGGATCCACAAGTGGAGCAGCCTGGTCTGCACCGTCTTCATGCTGCTGCTGTGCATTACCGGCTTGCCGCTGATTTATCACCACGAAATCGGCCACCTGCTGGGCACCGAAGTGGAGGCGAAGCCGATGCCTGCCGATACGCCGAAAGCCAGCATGGACAAGATCGTGGCCGCCGGCATGGCCGCTTATCCCGGCAAGAAGATGATGTATGCGTTCCAGGAAGCGGATGAGCCGAACCTCTGGCACCTGACCCTGGGCGACCATGGCACGGACGAGAACTACAAGGCCACGGCGGTCGACGCCCGCACGGCCGAGGTGCTGCCCACGCCGCAATTCGAGGGCAGCTTCATGTCGGTGATGTTTCACCTGCACGTGGACCTGTATGCGGGGCTGTGGGGCACGCTGTTCCTCGGCCTGATGGGTTTGCTGCTGCTGGTCGCCATCGTCTCCGGCGTGGTGCTGTATGCCCCCTTCATGCGCAAGCTGGAATTCGGCACCGTCCGGCGGGCCCGCACCGGCCGCACCAAGTGGCTGGACCTGCACAACCTGCTGGGCATCGTCACGCTGACCTGGCTGTTCGTGGTGGGCGCCACGGGCATGATCAATACCTGGGCCGACCTGATGTTCAAGCACTGGCAGAAAACGGAAATGGCGGACATGGTGGCGCCGTACAAGAACGCGCCGCCGATCAGCAAGTTCGGCTCGCTGGAAGCTTCCATGCAGCGCGCCCAGGCGCTGGAACCGGGCATGAAGGCGGGCTTCATCGCCTTCCCGGGCACGCCGTACACGAGCGAGCACCACTACGGCGTGTTCATGCGCGGCGACTCGCCGCTGACGTCGCGCCTGTACAAGCCCGTGCTGGTCGATGCGCAGACCGCCGAGGTGACGGACAGCCGCGACCTGCCGTGGTACCTGACGGCCCTCCTGGTATCGCAGCCGCTGCACTTCGGCGACTATGGCGGGCCGGTGCTGCAATTGCTGTGGGCGGCGCTCGACGTGCTGTCGATCATCGTGCTGGGCAGCGGGCTGTACCTGTGGCTCAAGCGCGGCGTGCCGGTACCGGCGCGCGCCACCGATGAAGAGGGCGCGGCGGCCGAGGTGGCGGGCGTGCCGGCGCTGGCGCGGGAAGAGGCGCGATGA
- a CDS encoding peptidase has product MTYCVGMRLDAGLVFLSDSRTNAGVDQIGTFRKLNVFENPGDRLMVLMTAGNLSISQSVLQLVNDYVGTNGFTIWTAPNLYEATRIVGEAVRAVHLREAQALAQCNIEFNVAILFGGQIRGEACRLFQIYSAGNFIEAHDENTYFQIGEAKYGKPIIDRVITPRSSLDEAAKCALISMDSTLRSNISVGLPLDMLVYEKDSLAVTRFVTIDERNEYFQMLRGTWGAQLRQVFEGIEAPRWQSAQGATAQPVRMPLPEAVAPVAAPAALQSLAQQFGDPQQ; this is encoded by the coding sequence ATGACCTATTGTGTTGGCATGCGCCTGGATGCCGGGCTCGTATTTCTTTCCGACTCGCGTACCAATGCCGGCGTCGACCAGATCGGCACTTTTCGCAAGCTGAACGTGTTCGAGAACCCGGGCGACCGCCTGATGGTGTTGATGACGGCCGGCAACCTGTCCATTTCGCAGTCGGTGCTGCAGCTGGTGAACGACTACGTCGGCACGAACGGCTTCACGATCTGGACGGCGCCGAACCTCTACGAGGCCACGCGCATCGTCGGCGAAGCCGTGCGCGCCGTCCACTTGCGCGAAGCGCAGGCGCTGGCCCAGTGCAATATCGAATTCAACGTGGCGATCCTGTTCGGCGGCCAGATCCGCGGCGAGGCTTGCCGGCTGTTCCAGATCTACTCGGCCGGCAACTTCATCGAGGCGCACGACGAGAACACCTACTTCCAGATCGGCGAGGCGAAGTACGGCAAGCCGATCATCGACCGCGTGATCACGCCCCGCTCCTCGCTCGACGAGGCTGCCAAGTGCGCGCTGATCTCGATGGATTCGACGCTGCGGTCGAACATCTCGGTCGGCCTGCCGCTCGACATGCTGGTGTACGAAAAGGACAGCCTGGCCGTGACCCGCTTCGTCACCATCGATGAAAGGAACGAGTATTTCCAGATGCTGCGCGGCACCTGGGGCGCGCAGCTGCGGCAAGTCTTCGAAGGCATCGAGGCACCGCGCTGGCAGTCGGCACAGGGCGCGACGGCACAGCCGGTGCGCATGCCCTTGCCGGAAGCGGTGGCACCGGTGGCCGCGCCGGCGGCACTGCAGTCTCTGGCACAGCAGTTCGGCGACCCGCAACAGTAA
- the prsT gene encoding XrtA/PEP-CTERM system TPR-repeat protein PrsT produces the protein METAMPNHFVRRPFTFPRLLAAVTALPLLLALGACDRSLPPDELIADARRYREHKDPKAAIIQLKNVVQQQPDHAAARLMLGQIYLETGDTASAEKELRRARDLGVKAEEVLPSLGKAILFQGQFQRLLNEIGEDPRNAEALTLRGQALLGLERRDEARTHFERALKLKPGLADATLGLAKVALLGEQSDQANRLVEQAIAQNPDSIDSLRLKGDMQRFGDDRAAAKKTYERILEIKPDNVQAHIELANLAIEENRLDEAREQIKLARKAQPNNLLISYSQALLDFREKRFKSALEQVQLVLRTVPDHLPAVLLAGAVSVALGMDTQAEQYLGQYLQAHPNQAYATKLLATVELRNGKRQDAAKRTQAALKEAPDDADLLALAGEAEMRARNFGQSAAYFQKASAIKPERADLRLGHGLSRLHMGDSAKAIEELEHATADGQGAQRAVMLLVMSHLREKQFDKALAVVDEAIGKGDSAMLQNLRGTNLK, from the coding sequence ATGGAGACCGCCATGCCCAACCACTTTGTCCGCCGCCCGTTCACTTTCCCCCGCCTGCTTGCCGCAGTCACTGCCCTGCCCCTGTTGCTGGCCCTCGGTGCCTGCGACCGATCGTTGCCGCCGGACGAGCTGATTGCCGACGCGCGCCGCTATCGCGAACACAAGGATCCGAAGGCGGCCATCATCCAGCTCAAGAATGTGGTGCAGCAGCAGCCGGATCACGCTGCGGCGCGGCTCATGCTGGGGCAGATCTACCTCGAGACCGGCGACACCGCGTCGGCCGAAAAGGAGTTGCGGCGCGCCCGCGACCTGGGCGTGAAGGCGGAGGAAGTGCTGCCCTCGCTGGGCAAGGCTATCCTGTTCCAGGGGCAGTTCCAGCGACTGCTCAACGAAATCGGCGAGGATCCGCGCAATGCCGAAGCCTTGACACTGCGTGGCCAGGCCTTGCTCGGCCTCGAGCGGCGCGACGAGGCGCGCACCCACTTCGAGCGTGCGCTGAAGCTCAAGCCCGGCTTGGCGGACGCGACGCTAGGCCTGGCCAAGGTGGCATTGCTCGGTGAACAATCCGACCAGGCCAACCGGCTGGTGGAACAGGCGATCGCACAAAACCCCGACAGCATCGATTCACTGCGACTCAAGGGCGACATGCAGCGCTTCGGCGATGACAGGGCGGCCGCGAAAAAGACGTATGAGCGCATCCTCGAGATCAAGCCGGACAACGTGCAGGCCCACATCGAGCTGGCAAACCTGGCGATCGAAGAGAATCGCCTCGATGAGGCGCGCGAGCAGATCAAGCTGGCCCGCAAGGCCCAGCCGAACAATCTGCTGATCTCCTACTCGCAAGCCTTGCTCGACTTCCGTGAAAAACGCTTCAAGTCCGCGCTCGAGCAGGTGCAACTCGTGCTGCGCACCGTGCCGGATCACCTGCCCGCGGTCCTGCTCGCCGGCGCCGTCTCCGTCGCGCTGGGGATGGATACGCAGGCCGAACAGTATCTGGGCCAGTACCTGCAGGCCCATCCCAACCAGGCTTATGCGACAAAGCTGTTGGCCACCGTCGAACTGCGCAACGGCAAGCGCCAGGATGCCGCGAAACGGACGCAGGCAGCCTTGAAGGAAGCACCCGACGATGCCGACCTGCTCGCCCTGGCCGGAGAGGCGGAAATGCGCGCCCGGAACTTCGGCCAGTCGGCGGCCTACTTCCAGAAGGCCAGTGCGATCAAGCCGGAGCGTGCCGACCTGCGGCTCGGGCACGGTCTGAGCCGACTGCATATGGGAGACAGCGCCAAGGCAATCGAGGAGCTCGAGCACGCGACGGCGGACGGCCAGGGCGCCCAGCGGGCCGTCATGCTCCTCGTCATGAGCCATTTGCGCGAAAAGCAGTTCGACAAGGCCCTGGCCGTGGTGGACGAGGCGATCGGCAAGGGCGACAGCGCGATGCTGCAGAACCTGCGGGGTACAAACTTGAAGTAG